The following is a genomic window from Chryseobacterium ginsenosidimutans.
ATTTTAAAGCAAAACCGGAAGAAAAATCATCAATTGGTGCTTTGTTATCGGTTTTCATGATCAGCATGTTCTTTTGGGCAGTTTTTAAACAAAACGGAACTGCATTGACAAGATGGGCTAATTATTATACCGACAGAAGCGTTCCCGCATCCTTAGAAAAGCCTTTGGAAGGGATTTATATGGTTGACGGAAAAGGGTATGAAGATAAAGAAGTGTCTGTTTACGACGATCAATATCAATCTCAAAAAGACACGGATGGAAAAACTATCAAAGAAACCGGAAAAGATATTTATTTCCGAAACATTTCTCCCGAACAAAGGGCAGATTTGGAAAAAAATCCTGAGAAAAAAGTTTATTTATACAATACTGAATTATTTCAATCCATCAATCCGTTCTGGGTAATTGCTCTAACGCCCGTCATTGTTGGCTTCTGGGCTTTATTAAGAAGAAAGGGAAAAGAACCTCTCACACCTACTAAGATTGTTTTGGGGCTATTTATATCAGCATTATCCTGTTTGGTCATGGTTCTTGCTGTTGTGGCCGGAGACAATGGAGCTGTAAAAGTTTCACCTTGGTGGCTGATTGCTGGTTACGGGGTCATTACAGTTGGTGAGCTCTGTCTTTCTCCAATGGGATTATCTTTCGTTTCGAAACTTTCTCCTGCAAGAATTACCGCATTAATGATGGGTGGTTTCTTCTTAGCCAACTCTGTTGGTAATAAACTTTCGGGGATTTTGGCGAGTACTTGGTACAGTTATGACAACAAGATGAATTATTTCCTGGTCAACTTTGCATTATTGATTTTTGCTACACTTTTAGGACTTTCAATGTTAAAAAGATTAAACAAGATCATGAAAGAAAAAGGGCATTAATCCTCAATTTATATAAACAATATGAAGCTGTAGAATCGTTCTGCAGCTTTTTTATTTAAATATAAAATTAAAACCTTGCCGAAAACACAAAAAAAACTATATTTGTCAGTCTTAACAAAAAATTAACAAGTAAAAATGGATAATATTGAAGCATTAAGTCCGAAACCGGATGAATTTGTAGAGAATAAGGGTTCCAGACATCCAAAAGGATTATGGGTTCTTTTCGGAACAGAAATGTGGGAGCGTTTCAACTTTTATGGAATGAGAGCGTTGCTTACCTTATTTATGGTAAATTCCCTACTCATAAAAGAAGCTGATGCAGCAATCATTTACGGTGGATTTTTAGCTTTATGTTATCTGACTCCGCTTTTGGGAGGTTTTATTGCAGATAAATATATCGGAAACAGAAATGCTATTTTAATTGGTGGATCGTTAATGGCTATTGGCCAGTTTTTACTTTTCATCAGTGCATCGTCGTTTTCTGCAGATTTAGGAAGTGCAAAAATGGTCATGTGGGGAGCATTATTCGTTATTATTTTTGGTAACGGATTCTTCAAGCCAAACATTTCTTCTATGGTTGGAAGTCTTTATCCCAAACAGGAAAAATCAAAATTAGACTCCGCTTTTACCATTTTCTATATGGGGATCAATATCGGAGCATTTTTAGGTCAGTTTATCTGCCCGTATTTAGGTGACGTAAAAGATGCTACAACGGGAGTAA
Proteins encoded in this region:
- a CDS encoding peptide MFS transporter, whose translation is MKTKHPKGLPFLFFTEMWERFGYYLILGIFVLYVIEPTGLKGGLGLPDKTADDIFGTYIALTYLTPFIGGFLADRVLGYIKSIYLGGILMAAGYIGMGVFKDLTLFYSSLALIIIGNGFFKPTISTLLGNLYSEEPYKANKDSGYNIFYMGINIGAFICNIIAAFMRNKFGWGEAFITAGVGMLVGMVIFTIGRKHYIHAAKMKPVQEGDTKLSEILLKVFVPAIVAGIIGWFIPNNIFGSDSTDAFIFACIPVIYFYASLYFKAKPEEKSSIGALLSVFMISMFFWAVFKQNGTALTRWANYYTDRSVPASLEKPLEGIYMVDGKGYEDKEVSVYDDQYQSQKDTDGKTIKETGKDIYFRNISPEQRADLEKNPEKKVYLYNTELFQSINPFWVIALTPVIVGFWALLRRKGKEPLTPTKIVLGLFISALSCLVMVLAVVAGDNGAVKVSPWWLIAGYGVITVGELCLSPMGLSFVSKLSPARITALMMGGFFLANSVGNKLSGILASTWYSYDNKMNYFLVNFALLIFATLLGLSMLKRLNKIMKEKGH